From a region of the Lactuca sativa cultivar Salinas chromosome 4, Lsat_Salinas_v11, whole genome shotgun sequence genome:
- the LOC111883084 gene encoding polygalacturonase At1g48100: protein MPSLTSITRRNMKSQNTKICIYGIFTFVLLWSSKLGANASREAKQWRHHGGSRQLLRETFYPSYGESMPNSFQYRKTSTIFNVLNFGAKGDGTSDDTKAFEAAWFAACKLEASTMVVPKGSVFLIKPISFSGPDCQPNIIFQLDGKIIAPKASGSWESGLLQWLEFTKLNGITIRGTGIVDGQGSGWWTKSGTKPTAIRFYGSSDVTVTGITIQNSPQTHLKFDNCQSVQVSDITVSSPGDSPNTDGIHLQNSQDVTIQSSKLACGDDCVSIQTGCSAVNIQNVDCGPGHGISIGSLGEDNTKACVSNITVLDTKIHDAMNGVRIKTWQGGSGSVQGVVFSNIQLSQVKTAIVIDQYYCDGSKCKNDTSAVAVSGISFENIRGTYTVNPVKFACSDSLPCTDITLDTIQLRPVQGSDHLSKPFCSNIYGELKTSTTPPIDCLMVGKPSRKQALNNYDSCQN from the exons ATGCCCTCTTTAACCTCTATAACAAGAAGAAACATGAAGAGCCAGAATACGAAGATCTGCATATATGGCATCTTCACATTTGTACTTCTGTGGTCATCGAAACTTGGGGCCAATGCCAGTAGAGAGGCCAAGCAATGGCGGCACCACGGTGGCTCAAGGCAGCTGCTGAGAGAGACGTTTTACCCTTCGTATGGAGAAAGCATGCCGAATTCATTTCAGTATAGGAAAACCTCTACCATCTTTAACGTATTAAACTTCGGTGCTAAAGGTGATGGGACAAGTGATGATACAAAG GCATTTGAAGCAGCATGGTTTGCTGCTTGTAAGCTAGAGGCATCAACCATGGTTGTTCCCAAAGGTTCAGTCTTTTTGATCAAACCCATATCTTTCTCTGGACCCGATTGTCAACCAAACATTATCTTTCAG ttAGATGGCAAGATTATAGCTCCAAAAGCCTCAGGAAGTTGGGAATCAGGCCTCCTTCAATGGCTGGAATTCACAAAGCTAAATGGGATCACAATCCGTGGAACCGGTATAGTTGATGGTCAAGGCTCCGGTTGGTGGACGAAATCGGGAACTAAACCAACA GCTATAAGGTTTTATGGAAGTTCTGATGTGACAGTGACGGGCATAACGATACAAAACAGCCCACAAACTCACCTCAAGTTTGATAACTGTCAATCCGTTCAGGTTTCCGATATTACAGTTTCCTCCCCAGGCGACAGTCCAAATACAGACGGAATTCACTTGCAAAACTCTCAAGATGTAACGATCCAAAGCAGTAAACTCGCTTGTG GTGATGATTGTGTTTCCATACAAACCGGTTGTTCAGCAGTAAACATTCAAAATGTGGATTGTGGACCTGGCCATGGAATAAGCATAGGGAGCCTTGGTGAAGATAATACGAAGGCTTGTGTTTCAAATATAACTGTTCTTGATACAAAGATCCATGACGCAATGAATGGTGTACGAATAAAGACATGGCAG GGAGGCTCGGGCTCCGTGCAAGGAGTGGTATTTTCGAACATTCAACTTTCTCAAGTCAAAACTGCAATCGTAATTGATCAATACTATTGTGATGGGAGCAAATGCAAGAACGATACATCAGCTGTGGCTGTTTCAGGGATATCATTTGAGAACATAAGAGGGACGTATACTGTAAACCCTGTTAAATTTGCATGCAGCGATAGCTTGCCATGTACAGATATAACTTTAGACACTATACAATTACGACCAGTACAAGGAAGTGATCATTTAAGCAAACCATTTTGTTCCAACATCTATGGAGAACTTAAAACAAGCACCACCCCACCAATCGATTGC